From a single Brassica napus cultivar Da-Ae chromosome C9, Da-Ae, whole genome shotgun sequence genomic region:
- the LOC106408163 gene encoding uncharacterized protein LOC106408163 has product MKNRLSTGDMMRAWGIQQGCVLCGERDETRDHIFFACPYSFTVWDTLANRLTGSRTDPDWMHTLQFVSKNNLQLLDKILVTMVFQTCIYHVWKERNERRHQAGYRTVQQVVRIVNKAVRNRITSLRYKSEHKLAGLMQRWFAITG; this is encoded by the coding sequence ATGAAAAACAGATTATCTACTGGTGACATGATGAGAGCTTGGGGGATTCAGCAGGGATGTGTTCTTTGTGGTGAGAGGGATGAGACTAGAGACCATATCTTCTTTGCATGTCCCTACTCATTTACGGTATGGGATACTCTTGCGAACAGACTTACAGGTAGCAGAACTGATCCAGATTGGATGCATACTTTGCAGTTTGTGAGCAAGAACAACCTTCAGCTGCTAGACAAGATCCTCGTAACAATGGTCTTTCAGACCTGCATCTATCATGTGTGGAAGGAGAGAAATGAGAGGAGACATCAGGCTGGATATCGTACAGTGCAGCAAGTGGTTCGAATCGTCAATAAGGCAGTGAGGAATAGAATCACATCCCTTCGGTATAAGTCTGAGCATAAGTTGGCTGGACTGATGCAGAGATGGTTTGCGATCACAGGGTAA
- the LOC106408164 gene encoding ubiquitin domain-containing protein 1-like yields MGCIGSSQARNEGGARREKIKKPKPWAHTEPITRAQLMNMREEFWDTSPHYGGQREIWDALRAAAEAELTLAQTIIDSAGVIVQGRDLTLCWDERGAKYELPRYVLSEPTNLIREQGQ; encoded by the exons ATGGGCTGCATAGGATCTTCTCAGGCCAGAAACGAAGGCGGAG CAAGACGCGAGAAAATCAAGAAACCTAAACCGTGGGCGCATACCGAGCCAATCACAAGGGCACAGCTTATGAACATGCGTGAGGAGTTTTGGGATACTTCTCCACACTATGGTGGTCAAAGAG AGATTTGGGATGCACTTCGAGCTGCTGCTGAAGCTGAACTGACACTAGCGCAGACAATTATTGACAGTGCAGGCGTGATTGTTCAAGGCCGTGATCTAACATTGTGTTGGGATGAAAGAG GTGCTAAATATGAGCTTCCTAGGTATGTTCTAAGTGAGCCCACGAATCTGATCCGAGAGCAGGGACAGTAA
- the LOC106407363 gene encoding protein STICHEL-like 4 yields MTTTRVASSRVQKDSNGDIGEHLRNHIHLTNSIHLKNHMHNKHGPVSTDRSLLMRDLVLLQRSRSLRDPSANRNSPSSNGVVHKEGTRRRRRRRSVDHNVVKKSGLRLSSSSPVLNFGTSKVTPSDERCDGLSENSFGNEVYSVASVKSKDRANNIKTLSDQLNEVLGDDSDDVVPSNVPARGNGPRRRKFRGARRAGRAVTVRDNVVGIKSEMSLAEKYEEEEGTQREQDMTRAVPRNGCGLPFNWSRIHHRGRTFLDIAGRSLSCGMSDSKGRKGLTDISISSASSSSFTKPDRKALPLLVDSGDNEGWQHDYSGELGVFADDLLKNGEKSSSRNPRRHHQSFTQKYAPRTFQDVVGQSLVVQALSNAVAKRRVGLLYVFHGSNGSGKTSCARVFARALNCHSPEHSKPCGVCSSCVSYDNGKNKNIREMGPVRSFDFENLISQKDRRHHHKVFIFEDCDAMSTACWNALSKVVDRAPSRVVFILVCSSLDALPHIVVSRCQRFFFPKLKDADIIGSLQRIASKEEIDIDKDALKLVASRSDGSLRDAEMTLEQLSLLGTRISVPLVQELVGLISDEKLVDLLDLALSADTVNTVKNLRMIMETGVEPLALMSQLATVITDILAGSYDFAKDQHKRKFFRRHPLCKEDMEKLRQALKTLSESEKQLRVSNDKITWLTAALLQLAPDQRYLLPPGSSANASFNPSPSPCKDAAGEVRGRSGEGFSSVNRPSVEDIWLAVVENVRVNGLREFLYREGKIFSISIGSAPTVQLMFNSPVTRITAENFRDHILGAFEAVLGAPVTLEIRIESKKDQKNLGGRSEIIELEDESESAVTREANKNKNQSIVRGKVSLAQVIKQGEGSSWSKRKALLIAEKLEHENLRLESRSRILICWKALGSVRRKLWRLKMRTRRVRLHSLWKLVSSGKCLPLRSSIL; encoded by the exons ATGACTACTACTAGGGTGGCTTCTTCCCGGGTTCAGAAAGATTCAAATGGAGACATCGGTGAGCATCTTCGTAACCATATCCACTTAACCAACTCTATCCACTTGAAGAACCATATGCACAACAAACATGGTCCGGTTTCAACAGACCGGTCTCTTCTTATGAGAGATCTCGTCCTTCTTCAGAGATCAAGATCTCTCAGAGACCCATCAGCGAACCGGAACTCTCCTTCTTCCAACGGTGTGGTTCATAAGGagggaacaagaagaagaagaagaagaagatctgtTGATCACAACGTGGTTAAGAAATCTGGTCTTAGGTTGTCTAGTTCGTCTCCAGTTCTGAATTTTGGTACATCTAAAGTGACCCCTTCTGATGAAAGGTGCGATGGGTTGAGTGAGAATAGTTTTGGGAATGAGGTTTATAGTGTTGCTTCGGTTAAATCGAAAGATAGGGCTAATAATATCAAGACTCTGTCTGATCAGTTAAACGAGGTTTTAGGTGATGATAGTGATGATGTGGTTCCTAGTAACGTTCCAGCGCGAGGTAACGGGCCTAGAAGACGGAAGTTTAGAGGAGCGAGGAGAGCGGGAAGGGCCGTTACTGTTAGAGACAATGTTGTTGGTATCAAGAGTGAGATGTCTCTTGCTGAGAAgtatgaggaagaagaaggaacaCAGAGAGAACAGGACATGACTAGAGCTGTTCCAAGAAACGGTTGTGGACTTCCGTTTAACTGGTCAAGAATCCATCATAGAGGCAGAACCTTCCTCGATATAGCTGGTCGGAGTTTATCTTGTGGTATGTCTGAttccaaaggaagaaaagggttaaCCGATATTTCAATCTCGTCTGCTTCAAGCTCCTCTTTCACCAAACCTGACCGCAAGGCGTTACCTCTTTTAGTCGACAGCGGAGACAATGAAGGCTGGCAGCATGATTACTCCGGCGAGTTGGGTGTTTTCGCTGACGATTTGCTCAAGAATGGTGAGAAAAGCAGCAGTAGAAATCCTCGGCGGCATCATCAAAGCTTTACGCAGAAGTACGCTCCAAGAACGTTCCAAGATGTCGTGGGACAGAGCCTGGTTGTTCAGGCTCTGTCCAACGCGGTTGCTAAACGAAGAGTGGGTCTTCTTTATGTCTTCCACGGTTCGAATGGAAGCGGGAAAACTTCGTGTGCTCGCGTTTTTGCTAGAGCTTTGAACTGTCATTCTCCAGAACATTCAAAGCCTTGCGGTGTTTGCAGCTCATGTGTTTCTTATGATAATGGTAAGAACAAGAACATTCGAGAGATGGGTCCTGTAAGAAGCTTCGACTTCGAGAATCTGATCTCTCAGAAGGACAGGAGGCATCATCACAAAGTGTTCATATTTGAAGATTGCGATGCTATGTCAACAGCTTGTTGGAATGCGCTTTCGAAAGTCGTGGACCGAGCACCTAGTCGTGTTGTTTTCATTCTTGTCTGCTCGAGTCTTGATGCCTTGCCTCACATTGTTGTTTCGAGATGCCAGAGATTCTTCTTCCCTAAGCTCAAAGACGCGGATATCATCGGTTCTTTGCAACGGATTGCATCAAAGGAAGAGATTGATATCGATAAAGACGCGTTGAAGCTTGTTGCTTCGAGATCAGATGGTTCCTTGAGAGACGCTGAGATGACACTAGAACAGCTGAGTTTGCTCGGAACAAGAATCTCTGTTCCTTTAGTTCAAGAACTG gTTGGGTTAATCTCTGATGAGAAGTTAGTTGATCTTCTTGATCTAGCTTTATCCGCGGATACTGTGAACACCGTGAAGAATCTGAGAATGATAATGGAAACTGGTGTAGAACCGTTAGCTTTAATGTCGCAGCTCGCAACCGTCATAACCGATATCCTCGCCGGAAGCTATGACTTTGCTAAAGATCAACATAAAAGAAAGTTTTTCCGGCGACACCCAT TGTGCAAAGAAGATATGGAGAAGCTGAGACAAGCTTTGAAAACGCTGTCTGAATCAGAGAAACAGTTGAGAGTATCAAACGATAAAATAACTTGGCTCACTGCTGCGTTGCTTCAGCTAGCTCCTGATCAACGATACTTGCTTCCTCCTGGCTCTTCTGCTAATGCTAGCTTTAACCCTAGTCCTAGTCCTTGTAAGGACGCTGCGGGGGAAGTTAGAGGTCGTAGTGGAGAAGGTTTCAGTAGTGTAAACCGACCTTCGGTTGAAGATATTTGGTTGGCGGTTGTAGAGAATGTTCGAGTTAACGGTTTAAGAGAGTTTCTCTACAGAGAAGGGAAGATCTTTTCTATTAGTATCGGTTCAG CTCCTACGGTGCAGTTAATGTTCAATTCGCCAGTAACGAGAATAACGGCTGAGAATTTTAGAGATCATATTTTGGGAGCCTTTGAGGCGGTTCTTGGAGCTCCGGTCACGTTAGAGATCAGAATCGAGTCAAAGAAAGACCAGAAAAACTTGGGTGGAAGAAGTGAAATCATcgaacttgaggatgaatctgaatctgcaGTGACTCGGGAGGCGAACAAAAACAAGAACCAGAGCATAGTGAGAGGAAAAGTCTCGTTGGCTCAAGTGATTAAGCAAGGTGAAGGAAGCAGTTGGTCGAAACGCAAAGCTCTGTTGATTGCAGAGAAGCTTGAACATGAGAACCT